Genomic DNA from Gimesia aquarii:
TGTGTAATACAGTAATGTAGGCGTTTTTGATTTTTTTGCCGGCTTCATCAAACCGAGGTGCGACAAAAGCAATGTCGTATGTTTGCCACGAAAGGGGCGGAAAACACATATTCACATCGGCACGCTTTTGTTTATAAAGCCCTCCACATTCGTTTTCGACTCCCTCCAGTCCGAACGAATCAAGAACCTGGACTTCATAACGACTTTGTAAATAGATACCGCTATTACTTCGAGCCTGACCTGTAGCATAGGGCATATAAGGCAATCGGAACTCAAGGTGCAGACGAAAACTGCGATATTTCTTTTTGAGTTCTGTGCCGACACTCAGCAGGCCTTCGTCCGTAATCTTGCCATTTTTGAAGTGCTCAACAGACGATCCATCAAACAATACGGTTGCATTGGCCGGTGGTTTTGCGCCAAGTGTGATACTCGTTCGTTTGTATTTGGAAAGCTGACCGAGTCGATGACCGGCCTGATCTTGTACAACCGCCATGCCTCCTTTTTTCACTTCAATCTCGAATTGATCTCCTTTCAAAGTGAGGACATCCCCGTTGCGTGTCCCTTCTAACTCACTTCTTTCAGAGTGATCCCAGCCATTCCCGGGAAGTCCTCCGTTGTAGACGGATGCGATAAATTTCCCTTCTCCACGGGCAACCACTTGTAGGCCCATCGCACATTCTCCACACCAGGAACAGTTTGTACCAATCAAGCCATAGTATTCGCCTTGAAAATGAAAATCTTCATCCACTTTGTTGATGTCCAGGATCGCAAATTTTTTGTCACCTTTCTTGGCTTGAGCCCATACTTCGGACGACATGAAACTGGAAACAGAGAAAAAACAGACAACTACAAGACGGAATATCAACATCCTATCCTCTCTAAAAGGCTTAATTAGAACAGGTCAATAATTTTGCGTAAGCCACCATTCTGGAGAGGGCGTCCACCATTTGCAAGTCTGGAATTTATGTATGAAGTTTCAAAAAGGCTCAAATCTGCTGAACAGTAATTCTGTTAACAGAAATTAGCGCTTCCGCGATCTTTTCAAGTGGATCTAGCGAGTTTCTTGCCACAATTCTGACCGTTTCGTTGTGAGACCCTGGAAAATTTGTCACAATGGGTTTTCAGTGCGAATCACTAGGGCTGTCAGGTCCTACATCCCGCCAAAGCCCAGCTATCATCTGGCATTTGCAAACCCGCCTGTAATAATGACTCTGTCAATTTAGAAAAGATGACTTATGAGATACGCCATTTATGGATTGGTTGTTGTGCTGATCATCCTTCATCAGGATAACTGGTTATGGGATGACAAAAGACTCATCCTGGGATTCATGCCCATTACCCTGTTGTATCAAGCGGGGATTTCTGTTGGTGCTGCCATTGTCTGGTTTCTCGCGACAAAATTTGCCTGGCCACATCATCTCGAAGAAATTGCTCAGGACACCCCTGCCCAGGAAACAGGAGAAACAGAATAATGACACAGTTAGTCATCATTGGAATCTATTTGAGTTTACTGTTGTGCCTGGGTCTGTTTTCAAGCCGGTTGTTTAGAGGAACCAGTAAAGACTATATGCTGGCTAGCCACTCAATTGGCCCCTTTCTGTTATTGATGTCTATCTTCGGTACCACGATGACAGCGTTTGCGCTGGTTGGTTCGAGTGGTGAAGCTTACAAAGAGGGTGTTGGCGTCTACGGAATGCTGGCATCATCCAGTGGTATCATTCACTCGCTTTGTTTCTTTCTCCTGGGAATTAAACTCTGGTCCTGGGGGCACAAACATGGCTATACCACTCAGATTCAATTTTTCCGTGATCGATTAGAGAGTGATCGCATTGGAATCATTCTGTTTCCGGTTCTGGTAGGCTTAGTGATCCCCTATTTATTGATCGGGGTGATGGCATCAGGGGTGGTCATCAGCAGCATTACCGAAGGCGCATTTGAAAGTTCTTTTGCCGCCTACGATTATGGGATCCCTCCCTGGCTCGGATCTCTCGTGATTAGTATGGTTGTTCTGATCTATGTCTTTTTTGGGGGGATGCGTGGAACCGCCTGGGCGAATACTTTTCAGACCTTGGTATTTATGGTTCTGGGAGTCGTCACTTTTTTCGTAATTTCGAATAAACTTGGTGGTCTCGATGCCGCCAGTCATGCGGTGCTGGAAAAGAACCCTTCCAAACTGATGCGGGCTGTCGACCCGAAAGATCGTGAACGATACGCCGAAAAATATAAACGTTGGACGTTAATCGCCAAATACAACTATGCGCAACGTGTTCTGAAAACGCTTACACTGACTCCTGAGCAAAAAGCAGAGGCGTACAAAGAATTCAAGCCACGGATGCCTAACTGGCAAACGGTAGCGGAAGCAATCTATGCCAGCAAGAATAAGCTTTATGATCTCACAAGTGAGCAAGTCAACAAGGCTCTGTTGAAGCAGGATGATCGAGTGATGCCGGATCCGTTTCCTGAAAAATGGAAAATGGGATTGATGTCGCATCATGATCTACGAGAGTATCCTCGTAAAGCCAATGCGGAAAAAGAGAAGGCGATGTTGATTTTTGCTGAAAAGGTGGGGCATCCTAACCAGGATCTGGATCCGAATGATCCTTCCAAAGGAAAGAAGTGGACGATTAAAAAAGCGCTCGGCGTTTATCGGGCCAGTAATTGGGCACCAGATGCTCCACACCCCATGAGTAAGCTGGTGTTCTTTACCTATTTCTTCGTACCGCTTTCGGTCGGTATGTTTCCTCACTTGTTTCAACATTGGCTTACC
This window encodes:
- a CDS encoding sodium:solute symporter family protein, with product MTQLVIIGIYLSLLLCLGLFSSRLFRGTSKDYMLASHSIGPFLLLMSIFGTTMTAFALVGSSGEAYKEGVGVYGMLASSSGIIHSLCFFLLGIKLWSWGHKHGYTTQIQFFRDRLESDRIGIILFPVLVGLVIPYLLIGVMASGVVISSITEGAFESSFAAYDYGIPPWLGSLVISMVVLIYVFFGGMRGTAWANTFQTLVFMVLGVVTFFVISNKLGGLDAASHAVLEKNPSKLMRAVDPKDRERYAEKYKRWTLIAKYNYAQRVLKTLTLTPEQKAEAYKEFKPRMPNWQTVAEAIYASKNKLYDLTSEQVNKALLKQDDRVMPDPFPEKWKMGLMSHHDLREYPRKANAEKEKAMLIFAEKVGHPNQDLDPNDPSKGKKWTIKKALGVYRASNWAPDAPHPMSKLVFFTYFFVPLSVGMFPHLFQHWLTARSASTFKLPVVAHPLFIMIVWVPCVLVGVWATSATLNGAPMFPPHFPANAVLAAMVKKMTSPVLAGFLTAGILAAIMSSLDSQFLCIGTMFTEDIVVHYGGKDRFSDKQVVLLARLFIISVVAITYGCSLLEPRRVFTLGVWCFSGFSSLFPIIFAAVYWKRLTKPGAYAGILVAIGSWLYLFKEADYALKPNYTFLGMMPVATMVVASATAMVLVSLVTKPPSKETLVRFFPED
- a CDS encoding 3-keto-disaccharide hydrolase, which encodes MLIFRLVVVCFFSVSSFMSSEVWAQAKKGDKKFAILDINKVDEDFHFQGEYYGLIGTNCSWCGECAMGLQVVARGEGKFIASVYNGGLPGNGWDHSERSELEGTRNGDVLTLKGDQFEIEVKKGGMAVVQDQAGHRLGQLSKYKRTSITLGAKPPANATVLFDGSSVEHFKNGKITDEGLLSVGTELKKKYRSFRLHLEFRLPYMPYATGQARSNSGIYLQSRYEVQVLDSFGLEGVENECGGLYKQKRADVNMCFPPLSWQTYDIAFVAPRFDEAGKKIKNAYITVLHNGVPIHQDYSIIAKTGGGKQEGAELFPIKLQDHSNPVRFRNIWIVDLSDQPDPEYCFPCQSLLCEGSCY
- a CDS encoding DUF3311 domain-containing protein; protein product: MRYAIYGLVVVLIILHQDNWLWDDKRLILGFMPITLLYQAGISVGAAIVWFLATKFAWPHHLEEIAQDTPAQETGETE